The following are from one region of the Nicotiana tabacum cultivar K326 chromosome 3, ASM71507v2, whole genome shotgun sequence genome:
- the LOC107771669 gene encoding uncharacterized protein LOC107771669 isoform X2: MLKNKLSKSMKREEKRQKFHEGLLRMLYPPPPSPPPQEENDEEPLHILGQGINLDQIPVEEARGSSSSGDQAYDHGPDEKLTRAQRKRLRRKKLKEAASRRQNIIGPLLPTAENDRKGENVSTTEEEPQGVRENAKEPCML, from the exons ATGTTAAAAAACAAATTAAGCAAAAGTATGAAGAGAGAAGAGAAACGACAGAAGTTCCATGAAGGCCTCCTTCGAATGCTCTATCCTCCTCCACCTTCACCTCCTCCCCAA GAAGAAAACGATGAAGAACCACTTCACATTCTCGGTCAAGGCATCAACTTGGATCAAATTCCAG TGGAAGAGGCTAGGGGCTCTTCCTCCTCGGGTGACCAAGCGTATGATCATGGGCCTGATGAGAAGCTCACAAGGGCCCAGAGAAAGAGGCTTCGACGAAAGAAGCTTAAGGAAGCTGCCTCGCGCCGCCAGAATATAATTGGGCCGTTGTTGCCTACCGCAGAGAATGATCGGAAGGGTGAAAATGTGAGTACCACAGAAGAGGAACCACAAGGTGTTCGAGAAAATGCCAAAGAGCCATGTATGCTTTGA
- the LOC107771669 gene encoding uncharacterized protein LOC107771669 isoform X3 gives MLKNKLSKSMKREEKRQKFHEGLLRMLYPPPPSPPPQEENDEEPLHILGQGINLDQIPVEEARGSSSSGDQAYDHGPDEKLTRAQRKRLRRKKLKEAASRRQNIIGPLLPTAENDRKGENVMQTLARNKTD, from the exons ATGTTAAAAAACAAATTAAGCAAAAGTATGAAGAGAGAAGAGAAACGACAGAAGTTCCATGAAGGCCTCCTTCGAATGCTCTATCCTCCTCCACCTTCACCTCCTCCCCAA GAAGAAAACGATGAAGAACCACTTCACATTCTCGGTCAAGGCATCAACTTGGATCAAATTCCAG TGGAAGAGGCTAGGGGCTCTTCCTCCTCGGGTGACCAAGCGTATGATCATGGGCCTGATGAGAAGCTCACAAGGGCCCAGAGAAAGAGGCTTCGACGAAAGAAGCTTAAGGAAGCTGCCTCGCGCCGCCAGAATATAATTGGGCCGTTGTTGCCTACCGCAGAGAATGATCGGAAGGGTGAAAAT GTGATGCAGACTCTTGCTCGAAACAAAACAGACTAA
- the LOC107771669 gene encoding uncharacterized protein LOC107771669 isoform X1 yields the protein MLKNKLSKSMKREEKRQKFHEGLLRMLYPPPPSPPPQEENDEEPLHILGQGINLDQIPVEEARGSSSSGDQAYDHGPDEKLTRAQRKRLRRKKLKEAASRRQNIIGPLLPTAENDRKGENVSTTEEEPQGVRENAKEPCDADSCSKQNRLKQRRIAKRLVGGSSKSTSEGDKS from the exons ATGTTAAAAAACAAATTAAGCAAAAGTATGAAGAGAGAAGAGAAACGACAGAAGTTCCATGAAGGCCTCCTTCGAATGCTCTATCCTCCTCCACCTTCACCTCCTCCCCAA GAAGAAAACGATGAAGAACCACTTCACATTCTCGGTCAAGGCATCAACTTGGATCAAATTCCAG TGGAAGAGGCTAGGGGCTCTTCCTCCTCGGGTGACCAAGCGTATGATCATGGGCCTGATGAGAAGCTCACAAGGGCCCAGAGAAAGAGGCTTCGACGAAAGAAGCTTAAGGAAGCTGCCTCGCGCCGCCAGAATATAATTGGGCCGTTGTTGCCTACCGCAGAGAATGATCGGAAGGGTGAAAATGTGAGTACCACAGAAGAGGAACCACAAGGTGTTCGAGAAAATGCCAAAGAGCCAT GTGATGCAGACTCTTGCTCGAAACAAAACAGACTAAAACAAAGAAGAATTGCTAAACGGTTGGTTGGTGGCAGCTCAAAATCAACTAGTGAAGGCGACAAGAGCTAA